The following are encoded in a window of Fretibacter rubidus genomic DNA:
- a CDS encoding ComEC/Rec2 family competence protein, translating into MVSKARALWATVWQRPTRIIAYDFEWGVAAFAAGIALYFALPFEPAWRILVLISVSIYALYVLSSRFDQSRRALWLVVPLLSASLGLFRATWHSDAVAEPSVRESAYTVTGWIEAVERSGTGYRWRIRVTEFDGYGDPPKPYRVRISVRKAEAMAGDAVRLRAILAPPPPPVMPGGYDPARKAYFDGISAYGFRIGTPEFVDLNGLSWEARAQRSLAKFRYQLADRILASSPEATAGLQVALLTGVRSYIPEEQIIALRTAGLAHVLAISGLHMGLMSGGAFYLATLLLVLIAPLSRRYDVRKPAAIIGALVATAYLALSGASVATQRAFIMVIIVYLAVILDRRAFSMRSVSLAALITLLLHPESLVSAGFQMSFAAVAALVVVYQYWQGGRQAYAQGLVARTKSGLVTLSITSLVAGSATGGYAIMHFGRMATYGFLGNLLAMPVFTFVVMPAALATLIAIPLGLEAVPLYVMGQALNVVIIVSDWVSGWPGALGHVKAAPGWVLGLYSVAFLWMCLGGPRLRIAAVVLSGLCFVAWATHPVPNMRVSDQGRIAFWEAKDGTQDAQTLYVSSKRADRYGREQFMQRAGEGEEAVTITPYQDARALCDALACRFKVSGHWISIISHPSEVMEACENSDLVVLTQRQAGPVARRGCGDKLLDRRNFARGGAHDIYLSGDTIKTVPAVTDARKERPWGKAPVLRRR; encoded by the coding sequence ATGGTATCAAAAGCCCGCGCTTTGTGGGCGACAGTCTGGCAACGCCCCACGCGCATAATCGCCTATGATTTTGAATGGGGTGTGGCGGCATTCGCAGCGGGTATCGCGCTTTACTTTGCTCTACCGTTCGAGCCCGCATGGCGAATTTTGGTTTTGATAAGTGTGTCAATTTACGCCCTTTATGTCCTGTCTTCGCGCTTTGACCAATCAAGACGTGCATTATGGTTGGTTGTGCCGCTTCTGAGTGCGTCACTCGGACTGTTCCGTGCGACATGGCATAGTGATGCTGTCGCTGAGCCTTCCGTGCGTGAAAGCGCCTATACGGTGACAGGGTGGATAGAGGCGGTGGAACGGTCAGGCACGGGATATCGTTGGCGTATTCGAGTCACTGAATTTGACGGTTACGGCGACCCGCCAAAGCCGTATCGCGTGCGTATATCCGTGCGCAAGGCCGAAGCGATGGCGGGTGACGCCGTCCGTCTTCGCGCGATTTTGGCCCCACCCCCACCCCCCGTCATGCCAGGCGGTTATGATCCTGCGCGCAAAGCCTATTTTGACGGCATTAGTGCTTACGGTTTTCGCATTGGAACGCCTGAGTTTGTGGATTTGAACGGCTTGTCATGGGAGGCGCGGGCGCAGCGCTCACTTGCGAAATTTCGTTACCAATTGGCTGACCGTATCTTGGCCAGCTCGCCAGAGGCCACGGCAGGCCTGCAAGTTGCGCTACTAACGGGTGTGCGTAGCTACATCCCGGAAGAGCAAATCATCGCTCTACGCACGGCGGGATTAGCCCATGTTTTGGCAATCTCAGGGTTGCATATGGGGTTGATGTCGGGCGGGGCGTTTTATCTTGCGACCCTACTGCTCGTCTTAATCGCACCCTTGTCGCGGCGTTACGACGTGCGAAAGCCTGCAGCCATTATCGGTGCGTTGGTGGCCACCGCCTATCTCGCGCTAAGCGGGGCGTCTGTCGCCACGCAGCGGGCTTTCATTATGGTGATCATCGTCTATCTGGCGGTGATTCTAGACAGGCGGGCGTTTTCTATGCGCTCTGTGTCATTGGCGGCCTTAATCACGCTGCTCTTGCATCCCGAAAGCCTAGTCTCCGCTGGATTTCAAATGTCCTTTGCGGCTGTGGCTGCGCTCGTTGTGGTTTATCAATATTGGCAGGGTGGGCGGCAAGCCTATGCCCAAGGGCTTGTTGCGCGTACAAAATCAGGTCTCGTCACGCTGAGTATCACAAGCCTAGTGGCGGGTTCAGCAACTGGCGGTTACGCGATTATGCATTTTGGGCGTATGGCGACATATGGTTTTTTAGGCAACTTGCTGGCTATGCCCGTCTTTACATTTGTGGTGATGCCGGCGGCTCTTGCAACGCTGATTGCCATCCCATTAGGCCTTGAGGCTGTACCGCTTTACGTGATGGGGCAAGCGCTAAACGTGGTCATTATTGTGTCCGATTGGGTCAGCGGCTGGCCGGGGGCACTGGGACATGTGAAGGCCGCGCCCGGTTGGGTTTTGGGTCTCTATAGCGTCGCGTTTTTGTGGATGTGTCTTGGTGGGCCCCGGTTGCGGATCGCCGCTGTTGTGCTCAGTGGCCTTTGCTTCGTGGCTTGGGCTACGCATCCTGTTCCGAACATGCGTGTATCAGACCAGGGCCGCATCGCCTTTTGGGAGGCGAAAGACGGCACGCAAGATGCCCAAACGCTCTATGTCAGTTCTAAACGCGCTGACCGTTATGGTCGCGAGCAATTCATGCAGCGCGCAGGTGAGGGCGAAGAGGCAGTGACAATCACGCCTTATCAAGACGCTCGCGCCTTATGCGATGCGCTAGCGTGCCGCTTTAAGGTATCAGGGCATTGGATCAGTATCATCAGCCACCCCTCCGAAGTGATGGAGGCGTGTGAAAATTCTGATTTAGTCGTC